The following are encoded in a window of Palaemon carinicauda isolate YSFRI2023 chromosome 31, ASM3689809v2, whole genome shotgun sequence genomic DNA:
- the LOC137624934 gene encoding keratin-associated protein 19-8-like → MRTISVALLVLVAFFALLELTGALPAPEPSRRHFFGGSPYGFGGYGYRPHGFGFGYGGYGGGFGGFGGGYGGFGGFYG, encoded by the exons ATGAGAACg ATCAGTGTTGCCCTCTTGGTGTTGGTGGCCTTTTTTGCCCTCCTGGAACTGACTGGAGCCCTTCCAGCACCTGAACCCAGCAGACGACATTTCTTCGGAGGTAGTCCCTATGGATTCGGCGGCTATGGCTACAGACCACATGGCTTTGGCTTTGGCTACGGCGGATACGGGGGCGGATTCGGAGGCTTTGGTGGCGGCTACGGTGGATTTGGAGGATTCTACGGGTGA